In Juglans regia cultivar Chandler chromosome 5, Walnut 2.0, whole genome shotgun sequence, the following are encoded in one genomic region:
- the LOC118348403 gene encoding secoisolariciresinol dehydrogenase-like, whose product MNSAASSLLAPIAKRLAGKVALITGGASGIGESSARLFAQHGAKVVIADVQDELGLSICDDKSTDGAVSYVHCDVTNEPDVKNAVDTAVSKHGKLDIMFNNAGYSDPETSDICALNQEEYKKVFGVNVLGSLLGAKHAAKVMIPEKKGTILFTSSSASVTHGPTSHLYTASKHALVGLTKNLCVELGQYGIRVNCISPFGVATPMVLKRGGIDKKKFEGIVREAANLKGVVLEAGDIAEAALFLASEESKYVSGLNLVVDGGYSTTNVAFTHSIQKFFST is encoded by the exons ATGAACAGCGCAGCTTCCAGCTTGCTAGCACCCATTGCTAAGAG ATTAGCAGGCAAGGTTGCGTTGATAACCGGAGGTGCGAGTGGGATTGGTGAGAGCAGTGCAAGGCTATTCGCTCAACATGGTGCTAAGGTCGTCATTGCTGACGTCCAAGACGAGCTTGGTCTCTCTATTTGCGACGACAAAAGCACTGATGGTGCCGTTTCCTATGTCCACTGCGACGTCACTAACGAGCCTGATGTCAAGAATGCTGTCGACACTGCGGTGTCGAAGCATGGGAAACTCGACATAATGTTCAACAACGCAGGCTATTCTGACCCAGAAACGTCAGATATCTGTGCCCTCAATCAGGAAGAGTACAAGAAAGTCTTTGGCGTGAATGTCTTGGGGTCACTCTTGGGGGCAAAACATGCCGCCAAAGTAATGATCCCTGAGAAAAAGGGAACCATTTTGTTCACTTCAAGCTCTGCATCAGTGACACACGGGCCAACTTCACACCTATACACGGCGTCCAAGCATGCCTTAGTGGGACTAACCAAGAATTTGTGCGTTGAATTGGGACAGTACGGAATCAGAGTCAATTGCATATCACCGTTTGGTGTGGCCACCCCTATGGTGCTCAAAAGGGGAGGAATAGACAAGAAAAAATTCGAAGGAATTGTACGCGAAGCTGCAAATTTGAAAGGGGTGGTTTTGGAAGCTGGAGATATAGCAGAGGCAGCATTGTTCTTGGCGAGTGAGGAGTCCAAGTACGTGAGTGGGCTCAACCTAGTCGTGGATGGTGGGTATAGCACCACCAATGTAGCTTTTACACACAGCATACAAAAGTTCTTCAGTACCTAA